A genome region from Acidimicrobiales bacterium includes the following:
- a CDS encoding FAD-dependent oxidoreductase: MPDSPTPPGRPSGGMSLDGGARVVVTGGAAAYDIRDFLSRASVPFRYLDEAGPLGVAECTFADGACLTGPTVTDVARQLGLLADPSPAPYDLAVVGAGPAGLAAAVYAASEGLRTAVVDEWAPGGQAGSSSRIENYLGFPDGIGGAELADRARRQAEKFGAEILMLRQVVNGTIGDRSFELALSGGGAITSTAVIVATGVAWRRLDADGADRLLHAGVYYGAAASEAPGVRGKDVFIVGAGNSAGQAAMNFAEWAASVTIVSRGSGLSSTMSTYLQERIAGTPNVRVEAFAEVTAVHGGDWLRRITLRHVVTGVAHDVPAHALFICIGGTPRTEWADADGVLTDAQGYLVTGRDLFDPDLTRPQAPWRGRRDPYPLETSVPGLFAVGDVRHGSTKRVAAAVGEGAMAVPLVHRFLAER, from the coding sequence ATGCCCGACAGCCCGACGCCACCGGGACGACCGTCGGGCGGAATGTCACTGGACGGCGGCGCCCGGGTCGTGGTCACCGGCGGCGCCGCCGCCTACGACATACGGGACTTCCTGAGCCGGGCGTCGGTGCCCTTCCGCTACCTGGACGAGGCCGGACCCCTCGGCGTGGCCGAGTGCACCTTCGCCGACGGTGCATGCCTCACCGGGCCGACGGTCACCGACGTGGCCCGCCAGCTCGGTCTGCTGGCGGACCCCTCACCCGCCCCGTACGACCTGGCCGTCGTGGGCGCCGGCCCGGCCGGACTGGCGGCGGCGGTCTATGCAGCGTCGGAGGGATTGCGGACGGCGGTGGTCGACGAGTGGGCACCGGGCGGGCAGGCGGGCAGCAGCTCCCGGATCGAGAACTACCTGGGATTCCCGGACGGCATCGGCGGCGCCGAGCTGGCCGACCGCGCCCGCCGCCAGGCGGAGAAGTTCGGCGCCGAGATCCTGATGCTGCGCCAGGTCGTCAACGGCACCATCGGCGACAGGTCCTTCGAGCTCGCCCTGTCGGGCGGCGGCGCGATCACGTCGACCGCCGTGATCGTCGCCACCGGCGTGGCCTGGCGGCGGCTCGATGCCGATGGCGCCGACCGGCTCCTCCATGCCGGCGTCTACTACGGGGCGGCCGCCAGTGAGGCGCCGGGCGTGCGAGGAAAGGACGTCTTCATCGTCGGTGCCGGGAACTCGGCCGGACAGGCGGCGATGAACTTCGCCGAGTGGGCCGCCTCGGTCACGATCGTGTCCCGGGGCTCAGGACTGTCCTCCACGATGTCGACCTACCTGCAGGAACGCATCGCCGGCACACCCAACGTGCGCGTCGAGGCGTTCGCCGAGGTGACCGCCGTCCACGGTGGCGACTGGCTTCGTCGCATCACGCTCCGCCACGTCGTGACCGGCGTTGCCCACGACGTCCCGGCACACGCCCTGTTCATCTGCATCGGCGGCACGCCGCGAACGGAGTGGGCCGACGCCGACGGCGTGCTCACCGACGCGCAGGGCTACCTGGTCACCGGCCGGGATCTGTTCGATCCCGACCTCACCAGACCGCAGGCCCCGTGGCGCGGTCGTCGGGACCCCTACCCGCTGGAGACGAGCGTGCCCGGGCTCTTCGCCGTGGGCGACGTGCGCCACGGTTCCACCAAGCGGGTGGCGGCCGCCGTCGGGGAGGGCGCCATGGCCGTGCCGCTCGTGCACCGCTTCCTGGCCGAGCGGTGA